In Novipirellula caenicola, one genomic interval encodes:
- a CDS encoding GumC family protein, whose protein sequence is MTSHSTAEANSHLPQIEVDLMGTLFRRWPHLLVGILVGGTLALIYFFATEPLYESNIEILVGQRNSELATSGTSSTASATGDSIQEDQLATHMQLLKSRHNLHAAVERENLGQFASFQNAAKNELSAVDYILENLDVQRGGEGSARDAMVLRATFRDPDPAVAATVLTAIFESYRDYVESHGQNKTKEAITLIETAQKEHEQELDNADREYREFVKSVPVLLEGDRVRDVHRDRLADLEAELNLVRSELAESSSRLEVIEKFLEEEDVNEIGDNAHLALLSHKEVERLKLFLDMTRGEVQSEAFQAEQPARQEVAKAQYTILLELLQKERTLAEDFGPGHPLVAATRQEIEVIQQFIKTNAPEAAVMATKKLDPSEMLKTYVLLLRNDIAEREKRKEILTADAEAELLLAKSIEADFMTGTALKAKLNRAQSRYDEVIRRLHEINLAGSYAGFSTDLLSHPEINKEPCWPRLPLVLAIGGILGLAIGTTFAGLSEFLDATFRDSNDLEQSLRAGVIAHIPRIDIKQVKKQMDDESRLAPSLVAFHSPRSSEAEVYRVARTSLLVKNRQQNSRTLMMTSPHPGDGKSTTISNLAISLAQTGKRVLLIDADMRRPVIAGLFGLDGEPGLTNALLDSTQFDNCIQQTPIETLSVMAHGTRTSEPAELLESFRLSGLLRTCEQRFDIVLVDAPPLLAVADPAIIAPQVDGVLMTVRVLKNNRRSVERAGNVLEEIGVTPTAIIVNGSDAESKAYGYSNHYRSEEYSYTPYYHDTYAASDPQPNSIRLQGVSSSQTVQPAKLMSRS, encoded by the coding sequence ATGACGTCCCATTCAACAGCGGAAGCGAATTCCCATCTGCCCCAAATCGAAGTCGATTTGATGGGGACCCTGTTTCGACGATGGCCTCACTTGCTCGTTGGCATTTTGGTCGGCGGCACGCTCGCACTGATCTATTTCTTTGCGACCGAGCCTCTATACGAATCCAATATCGAGATTTTGGTTGGACAACGGAACTCGGAATTAGCCACCAGCGGTACGTCGTCCACTGCGTCGGCAACCGGGGATTCGATCCAAGAGGACCAACTTGCCACGCATATGCAGTTGCTGAAGAGTCGCCACAACCTTCACGCGGCCGTGGAACGAGAGAACTTGGGACAGTTCGCCTCATTCCAGAACGCTGCAAAGAACGAACTGTCAGCGGTCGATTACATCCTGGAAAACCTGGACGTCCAGCGAGGTGGTGAAGGTTCGGCTCGCGATGCAATGGTGCTTCGGGCAACGTTTCGCGACCCGGATCCCGCGGTTGCGGCCACGGTGTTGACCGCCATTTTCGAAAGCTATCGTGACTACGTTGAATCGCACGGCCAAAACAAAACCAAAGAAGCGATCACGTTGATCGAAACGGCTCAGAAGGAACATGAACAAGAGCTCGATAACGCCGATCGCGAATATCGCGAGTTTGTGAAGTCTGTACCGGTATTGCTCGAAGGCGACCGTGTCCGCGATGTGCATCGCGACCGATTGGCAGACCTCGAAGCCGAATTGAACCTCGTTCGTTCCGAGCTTGCCGAATCCTCATCACGTCTGGAAGTGATCGAAAAGTTCCTCGAGGAGGAAGATGTCAACGAGATTGGCGACAACGCTCACCTTGCGCTGCTGAGCCATAAGGAAGTCGAGCGTTTGAAGCTGTTTCTTGACATGACCCGTGGCGAAGTGCAATCCGAAGCGTTCCAGGCGGAGCAGCCGGCACGTCAAGAGGTCGCCAAAGCCCAGTACACGATCCTGTTGGAACTGCTTCAAAAAGAACGCACTCTCGCCGAAGACTTTGGTCCCGGCCATCCGTTGGTCGCAGCGACGCGTCAAGAAATCGAGGTCATCCAGCAGTTTATCAAGACCAACGCCCCTGAGGCGGCTGTGATGGCGACCAAGAAACTTGACCCGAGCGAGATGCTTAAAACCTATGTTTTGCTGCTTCGCAACGACATTGCCGAACGAGAAAAACGCAAGGAAATTTTGACTGCCGATGCGGAGGCTGAGCTGTTGTTGGCCAAAAGCATTGAAGCGGACTTCATGACCGGCACCGCGCTGAAGGCAAAACTGAATCGGGCACAGTCACGTTACGATGAAGTGATTCGCCGGTTGCATGAAATCAACTTGGCAGGCTCCTACGCCGGCTTCTCGACCGACCTTTTGTCGCACCCTGAAATCAACAAAGAACCTTGCTGGCCTCGGCTTCCTTTGGTGCTTGCCATCGGCGGGATCCTCGGACTTGCGATCGGCACGACCTTCGCCGGATTGAGCGAGTTTTTGGATGCGACTTTCCGTGATTCGAACGATCTCGAGCAATCGCTGCGAGCCGGCGTCATCGCTCATATCCCTCGCATCGACATCAAACAAGTCAAGAAGCAGATGGACGACGAAAGCCGATTGGCTCCATCGTTGGTGGCGTTCCACTCGCCACGATCGTCCGAGGCCGAAGTATACCGCGTGGCAAGAACGTCGCTGCTGGTCAAGAACCGCCAACAGAACTCTCGCACCTTGATGATGACCAGTCCTCATCCTGGTGACGGAAAATCGACCACGATTTCGAACCTTGCCATTTCCTTGGCACAAACGGGTAAACGCGTGTTGTTGATTGATGCCGACATGCGGCGTCCGGTGATTGCAGGCCTGTTTGGGCTCGATGGGGAACCGGGGCTCACAAACGCCTTGTTGGATTCAACCCAATTCGACAACTGTATCCAGCAAACTCCGATCGAGACGCTTTCGGTGATGGCGCACGGAACGAGAACTTCCGAGCCTGCCGAGCTGCTCGAATCGTTTCGACTCAGCGGTCTGCTACGAACATGCGAACAACGTTTTGACATCGTTTTGGTCGACGCTCCTCCGCTGCTAGCGGTCGCAGACCCCGCGATCATCGCACCGCAGGTCGACGGTGTGTTGATGACCGTCCGCGTGCTGAAAAACAATCGCCGCAGCGTCGAGAGGGCCGGAAACGTACTCGAAGAAATCGGCGTGACCCCCACCGCGATCATCGTGAACGGTTCGGACGCGGAAAGCAAAGCGTACGGCTACTCCAATCACTATCGATCGGAAGAATACAGCTACACGCCGTACTACCACGACACCTACGCGGCGAGTGATCCTCAGCCCAATTCGATCCGTCTACAAGGCGTGTCTAGCTCACAAACCGTGCAACCGGCAAAGCTGATGTCACGTTCCTAA
- the wbaP gene encoding undecaprenyl-phosphate galactose phosphotransferase WbaP, translating into MSTSATPNEYLLEPAKQGIDPQPESVQLQQIIERHTGKPPSRELSLTYIWQVVLTASPLLMVDLLVTACCLAASTFLVCNIAGTDPYSGFWKQLPAVLLLQSALLSLHGVYPGAGLNPVAELRGLIRSTIISYLGLTGLNVILGQLPRLEATIFATSVLITVLLLPLARTLSRYMMGHFSWWGIRVLVVGETEQRTITCRKLIKHHEWGYRPVGDFKCTTSLQPEASDLIDSERHDDLVEIARRKKAPAILICPSPDRYELVRRLVFQIPRVVAFGDAESPDYTRASSHSTHTYTTEFNFPLLHFGPRLLKRFSDIVVSLIALGLFAVPMGLIALFIKLKSPGPVFFGHKRCGQHGKTFRAWKFRSMVCNADEVLQQYLLEHPECRAEWERDQKLKDDPRVIPGVGKIIRKWSLDELPQFWNVLVGQMSLIGPRPIVESEISKYSDRYYDYSHMTPGITGLWQVSGRNNTTYEERVALDRYYVRNWSIWLDLLILAKTPAAVLTNRGAY; encoded by the coding sequence ATGAGTACATCCGCAACGCCTAACGAATATCTGCTAGAGCCGGCGAAGCAGGGGATCGATCCCCAGCCCGAAAGCGTCCAGCTGCAGCAGATCATCGAGCGACACACCGGAAAACCACCAAGTCGTGAGTTAAGTCTGACTTACATATGGCAGGTCGTGTTGACCGCGAGTCCGTTGTTGATGGTCGACCTACTGGTAACGGCCTGCTGCTTAGCTGCGTCCACCTTTTTGGTTTGCAACATCGCTGGAACGGATCCCTACTCAGGATTCTGGAAACAGCTTCCCGCCGTATTGCTGTTACAGTCGGCGTTATTGTCGCTGCATGGAGTGTATCCCGGTGCCGGACTGAACCCCGTCGCGGAGCTCCGCGGCTTGATTCGATCCACCATCATCAGCTACCTGGGACTCACCGGCCTGAACGTCATCCTAGGTCAGCTACCTCGTTTGGAAGCGACGATCTTCGCGACTTCCGTGCTGATCACCGTCCTGTTATTGCCACTTGCCCGCACTTTGTCGCGGTACATGATGGGGCATTTTTCGTGGTGGGGAATCCGGGTTTTGGTTGTCGGTGAAACCGAACAGCGAACCATCACCTGCCGAAAACTCATCAAACACCACGAATGGGGCTATCGTCCGGTCGGTGACTTCAAATGCACCACGTCGCTACAGCCGGAAGCATCCGATTTGATCGATAGTGAACGGCATGATGATTTGGTTGAAATCGCGCGTCGAAAGAAAGCACCCGCGATTCTCATTTGCCCCTCGCCGGACCGTTATGAGTTGGTGCGACGATTGGTATTCCAGATTCCGCGAGTGGTCGCGTTCGGCGATGCAGAGTCCCCCGATTACACTCGTGCCTCGTCGCACTCGACGCATACCTACACCACCGAATTCAATTTCCCGCTGTTGCATTTCGGGCCGCGTTTGCTGAAACGTTTTTCGGATATCGTCGTTAGCTTGATCGCCTTGGGGCTGTTCGCGGTTCCAATGGGATTGATTGCACTGTTCATCAAATTGAAGTCACCCGGCCCCGTATTCTTCGGACACAAACGCTGTGGACAACATGGCAAAACCTTCCGAGCATGGAAGTTTCGTTCAATGGTTTGCAACGCCGACGAAGTCCTTCAGCAATACCTGCTCGAGCACCCTGAATGTCGTGCCGAATGGGAACGTGATCAAAAGCTAAAGGATGACCCACGCGTGATTCCCGGGGTCGGCAAAATCATCCGCAAATGGAGCCTGGATGAACTTCCGCAATTCTGGAACGTGTTGGTTGGACAGATGAGTTTGATCGGCCCTCGCCCGATCGTCGAATCCGAGATCTCGAAATACAGTGATCGCTACTACGACTATTCCCACATGACTCCGGGCATTACCGGGCTTTGGCAAGTCTCGGGGCGAAACAACACGACGTACGAAGAACGCGTCGCGTTGGATCGTTACTACGTTCGAAATTGGTCCATTTGGTTGGACCTGCTGATTCTTGCGAAAACCCCCGCTGCTGTGCTGACCAATCGAGGCGCGTACTAA
- a CDS encoding glycosyltransferase has translation MDHKNLRIALAHHWLVGMRGGEKVLEQLCKLFPDAPIHCLVSDPEKLSGILSEKRIVSSALQRVPAATRYYKHLLPLHSMAIAKMRVDEGTDVLISSDAALIKGISVPEGTLHICYCHSPPRYLWEMGEEYRRSSVAARLALNAFSNRLKAFDYRAAQNVTQFVANSEFVADRIRNYYDRDAVVVNPPVDVDAFVPNRPREAHYLVVSELVPYKRIDIAVKAFAAHPDRRLVVIGDGSERTKLQRIATPNVTFMGRQPFSVLKDHYETARAFIFPGIEDFGITPVEAQAAGCPVIAFRKGGAMETVRENETGIFFDEQSPQALAEAITAFETAQITSDQCRRNSERYTESIFRDRMKQTLDATLDQHGVKTGAS, from the coding sequence ATGGATCATAAAAACCTTCGTATTGCCCTTGCACACCATTGGTTGGTCGGCATGCGCGGTGGTGAAAAGGTGCTCGAACAACTCTGCAAGTTGTTCCCTGATGCACCGATCCATTGCTTGGTATCGGATCCCGAAAAGCTTAGTGGCATCCTGTCCGAGAAGCGGATCGTGTCGTCGGCGTTGCAGCGTGTCCCCGCCGCGACGCGGTACTACAAACACCTGTTACCTCTGCATTCAATGGCGATTGCGAAGATGCGAGTCGACGAGGGGACGGACGTGTTGATCAGTTCCGATGCGGCATTGATCAAGGGCATTTCTGTTCCCGAGGGGACCCTGCACATTTGTTATTGTCACTCGCCACCGCGTTATTTGTGGGAGATGGGCGAGGAGTATCGTCGCAGTTCCGTGGCCGCTCGCTTAGCACTGAACGCATTTTCGAATCGACTGAAAGCGTTCGACTATCGCGCAGCCCAAAACGTGACGCAATTCGTTGCGAATTCCGAATTCGTTGCCGATCGCATTCGCAATTACTACGATCGCGATGCCGTTGTGGTCAACCCTCCGGTGGATGTCGATGCGTTTGTCCCGAATCGACCTCGCGAAGCTCATTATTTGGTCGTGTCCGAATTGGTTCCCTACAAGCGGATCGACATTGCGGTCAAAGCCTTTGCCGCACATCCCGATCGACGTTTGGTTGTGATCGGCGACGGCAGCGAGCGAACGAAGCTTCAGCGGATCGCCACTCCGAACGTGACGTTCATGGGACGGCAACCCTTTTCCGTCCTGAAGGATCATTACGAAACCGCTCGCGCGTTCATCTTTCCTGGTATCGAAGACTTTGGCATTACACCGGTCGAAGCGCAGGCTGCCGGATGTCCCGTGATTGCGTTTCGCAAAGGGGGCGCAATGGAAACGGTTCGCGAGAACGAGACGGGCATCTTTTTTGATGAACAATCGCCGCAAGCGTTGGCGGAAGCAATCACCGCGTTCGAAACCGCTCAAATCACCTCGGACCAATGCCGACGAAACTCGGAACGCTACACGGAATCCATTTTCCGTGACCGCATGAAGCAAACCCTCGACGCCACCCTGGATCAACATGGCGTGAAGACGGGTGCGAGCTGA